One genomic window of Quercus robur chromosome 6, dhQueRobu3.1, whole genome shotgun sequence includes the following:
- the LOC126732947 gene encoding disease resistance protein Roq1-like isoform X2 encodes MALQINQGGSSSSTTQCMYDIFLSFRGEDTRYNFTSHLYKALCDKGFNTFIDDDNLQRGEEISTELLKAIELSMISIVVFSENYASSTWCLKELVKILECKNFGQLVLPVFYKVNPSEVCKQEGKFQIALTKHEEKENKYKVQSWREALTKATDLAGFSYKDGCFESETQFIERIIKEISSTISNRTQLFVAKYPVGIDSRAKEIELLLDTKSNGVRMLGIHGLGGVGKTTIAKAVYNRIFDQFDKSCFLENVREKSWTTNGVIQLQETLLSKILQGPYLKVDSVPKGIELIMDRLCHTRLLLILDDVDKSNQIDNFLGSYDWFSSGSRIIITTRDKQVLTTLGKDHLVYEVKELNQREAHELFSLHTFRMNKLGKDYAEVAKQIIHYANGLPLALIIIGSDLCGKSIQEWENALEKHKKIPHQEIQERLKISYNGLEKTEKEIFLNVACFFKGFEEDYVTNILETCNLYPHYGICKLIEKCLITVDEYGILSMHDLLQQMGREIVQQESENPENCSRIWCYEDAYEVLTRNMGTDKIQAMILRSPNPVTMKLQGEPFERMKNLKFLFVENVHICEEFQYLPNGLRLLEWHKFPFSSWPSKYCPQKLVALNMSWSSRIKMETIFKQGIQLTNLKHINLQECDSITELPKLCAPNLKTLDLSSCTELLTVHELCVTNLETLNLSFCYKLVTIHESVGFLDRLRIWDLQYCMSLQNLPNNLRLKSLEGFNLEHCSMLEKFPNIHQEMKSLENLHLSESGIKGLPSSIGYLTQLTGLWLKGCHNLRDLPDSTYKLQMLEFLSFDTARLRPPCNFFDGLSVYGFPSLRELYIYECGIELEFLMKPNYFPILKVLSLSGTDIVSIPESLHRFTTLECLDIRSCKQLRQILRLPQFIKRVDARGCTSLDAQSSSRLLNQIGEILREGERSDILSRDLFLFHWGDERSFMVPGTEIPRRLNSKHHSVGNSISFRVGRKFPNVFAVYFAFGPVPRPSPAVLNVYLSINGFEKVLINFITPYRDASDTLWISSRSHLKLQKLLNESNPSDYNHVEVTYGLIPPIRNLELRRWGVKVECICCAQKSSISSSMAPTLVDNYSDPDLNLPLKKRRKYGLNSGDIYMPRIHQGI; translated from the exons ATGGCTCTGCAAATTAACCAAGGAGGCTCTTCTTCTTCCACTACCCAATGCATGTATGACATTTTCTTGAGCTTTAGAGGTGAAGATACTCGCTATAATTTTACTAGTCATTTATATAAGGCTTTATGTGACAAAGGTTTTAACACCTTTATTGATGATGATAATCTTCAAAGAGGAGAAGAAATTTCAACGGAGCTTCTCAAAGCAATAGAATTGTCAATGATTTCGATTGTTgtattttctgaaaattatgCATCTTCAACTTGGTGTTTGAAGGAACTTGTCAAAATTCTTGAGTGTAAGAATTTTGGCCAACTAGTTCTACCTGTTTTTTACAAAGTAAATCCATCAGAAGTATGTAAACAAGAGGGAAAGTTTCAGATTGCACTAACTaaacatgaagaaaaagaaaacaaatataagGTTCAGAGTTGGAGGGAAGCTTTAACCAAAGCAACTGATTTGGCTGGATTCTCTTACAAGGATGG TTGCTTTGAATCCGAAACTCAATTTATCGAAAGAATTATAAAAGAGATATCAAGTACCATATCAAATCGAACACAACTATTTGTCGCTAAATATCCAGTTGGAATAGATTCTCGTGCGAAGGAGATAGAATTGCTTTTGGATACAAAGTCAAATGGTGTTCGCATGCTAGGGATTCATGGTCTTGGGGGAGTAGGTAAAACTACAATTGCAAAAGCAgtttataatagaatttttgATCAGTTTGATAAGAGCTGCTTTCTAGAGAATGTTAGAGAAAAGTCATGGACAACCAATGGCGTAATCCAACTACAAGAGACACTTCTTTCTAAGATATTACAAGGCCCATATTTAAAGGTGGATAGTGTTCCCAAAGGAATTGAACTAATAATGGATAGGCTTTGTCATACAAGGCTTCTTTtaattcttgatgatgtggataAATCGAACCAAATAGATAATTTTCTTGGAAGTTATGATTGGTTTAGTTCCGGAAGTAGAATTATTATAACAACAAGAGACAAACAAGTGCTAACCACTCTTGGAAAAGATCATCTAGTTTATGAGGTTAAGGAATTGAATCAACGTGAAGCTCATGAACTCTTCAGCCTACACACCTTCAGAATGAATAAACTAGGGAAAGACTATGCAGAAGTTGCAAAGCAAATTATACATTATGCCAATGGTCTTCCATTAGCACTAATAATAATAGGTTCTGATTTGTGTGGAAAAAGTATACAGGAATGGGAAAATGCATtagaaaagcacaaaaaaattcCTCACCAAGAAATTCAAGAAAGGCTCAAAATAAGTTATAATGGATTGGAAAAAACTGAAAAGGAGATTTTTCTCAATGTTGCTTGTTTTTTTAAGGGATTTGAGGAGGATTACGTTACAAATATACTAGAAACTTGCAATTTATATCCACATTATGGTATTTGCAAACTTATCGAGAAGTGTCTCATAACTGTTGATGAATATGGCATATTGTCGATGCATGACTTGTTACAACAAATGGGCAGGGAAATCGTTCAACAAGAATCTGAAAACCCTGAAAATTGTAGCAGGATATGGTGTTATGAGGATGCTTATGAAGTGCTAACTAGAAATATG GGGAcagataaaattcaagcaatgATATTGCGCTCACCTAACCCAGTAACCATGAAATTGCAAGGTGAACCTTTTGAAAGGatgaaaaatcttaaatttctttTCGTTGAAAATGTACACATTTGTGAAGAATTTCAATATCTCCCTAATGGGTTACGGTTACTTGAATGGCATAAATTTCCTTTTTCCTCTTGGCCATCTAAATATTGTCCTCAAAAGCTTGTTGCACTCAATATGAGTTGGAGTAGTCGCATTAAAATGGAGACAATATTCAAGCAG GGTATccaattaacaaatttaaagcATATCAATCTTCAGGAGTGTGACTCCATTACAGAATTACCTAAATTGTGTGCTCCAAACCTAAAGACATTGGACCTCTCTTCTTGTACTGAATTACTTACGGTTCATGAATTGTGTGTCACAAACCTAGAGACATTGAACctttctttttgttataaattagTTACGATTCATGAGTCCGTTGGATTTCTTGATAGGCTACGGATATGGGACCTACAATACTGTATGAGTCTTCAAAATCTTCCAAACAACCTCAGGTTGAAATCACTCGAAGGGTTTAATCTTGAGCACTGCTCTATGCTTGAGAAATTCCCCAATATTCATCAAGAAATGAAAAGTTTAGAGAATTTACATTTATCTGAGAGTGGCATCAAAGGGTTGCCTTCATCAATCGGGTATCTTACTCAGCTTACTGGATTATGGTTAAAAGGTTGCCACAACCTGAGGGATCTTCCAGACAGCACCTACAAATTGCAAATGCTTGAGTTCTTATCTTTTGACACTGCCAGATTGAGACCACCGtgtaatttttttgatggaCTTTCCGTATATGGGTTTCCAAGCTTAAGGGAACTGTATATCTATGAATGTGGAATCGAGTTAGAATTTTTGATGAAGCCCAATTACTTTCCCATATTGAAAGTTCTAAGTCTATCTGGGACTGATATTGTTAGCATCCCCGAAAGCCTACACAGATTTACTACGTTAGAATGCCTTGATATACGAAGTTGCAAGCAACTACGACAAATTTTGAGGCTTCCACAATTTATAAAACGTGTAGATGCAAGGGGCTGTACATCATTAGATGCACAATCCTCAAGCAGATTATTGAATCAG ATTGGAGAAATTTTACGTGAAGGAGAAAGAAGCGACATATTAAGTAGAGATTTGTTCCTTTTTCATTGGGGGGATGAGCGTAGTTTTATGGTACCAGGCACAGAGATTCCAAGGAGGTTGAATTCCAAGCATCATAGTGTTGGAAATTCCATATCATTCCGTGTTGGTCGCAAATTTCCAAATGTTTTTGCCGTCTATTTCGCTTTTGGACCGGTGCCGCGTCCATCCCCGGCTGTTCTTAATGTTTACCTCTCCATTAAtggttttgaaaaagttttgattaattttattacCCCATATCGTGATGCTTCTGATACATTGTGGATATCTTCTAGATCACATCTCAAATTGCAAAAGTTGTTGAATGAATCAAATCCATCTGATTACAATCATGTTGAGGTTACATATGGATTAATTCCACCTATTCGTAATTTAGAGCTTCGAAGGTGGGGGGTCAAAGTAGAATGTATCTGTTGTGCTCAAAAATCTAGTATTTCGTCTTCAATGGCCCCTACCCTTGTTGACAATTATTCTGACCCCGATCTGAATCTACCATTAAAGAAGAGGAGAAAGTATGGATTGAATTCGGGAGATATATATATGCCAAG GATACACCAGGGCATATGA
- the LOC126732947 gene encoding disease resistance protein Roq1-like isoform X1, whose amino-acid sequence MALQINQGGSSSSTTQCMYDIFLSFRGEDTRYNFTSHLYKALCDKGFNTFIDDDNLQRGEEISTELLKAIELSMISIVVFSENYASSTWCLKELVKILECKNFGQLVLPVFYKVNPSEVCKQEGKFQIALTKHEEKENKYKVQSWREALTKATDLAGFSYKDGCFESETQFIERIIKEISSTISNRTQLFVAKYPVGIDSRAKEIELLLDTKSNGVRMLGIHGLGGVGKTTIAKAVYNRIFDQFDKSCFLENVREKSWTTNGVIQLQETLLSKILQGPYLKVDSVPKGIELIMDRLCHTRLLLILDDVDKSNQIDNFLGSYDWFSSGSRIIITTRDKQVLTTLGKDHLVYEVKELNQREAHELFSLHTFRMNKLGKDYAEVAKQIIHYANGLPLALIIIGSDLCGKSIQEWENALEKHKKIPHQEIQERLKISYNGLEKTEKEIFLNVACFFKGFEEDYVTNILETCNLYPHYGICKLIEKCLITVDEYGILSMHDLLQQMGREIVQQESENPENCSRIWCYEDAYEVLTRNMGTDKIQAMILRSPNPVTMKLQGEPFERMKNLKFLFVENVHICEEFQYLPNGLRLLEWHKFPFSSWPSKYCPQKLVALNMSWSSRIKMETIFKQGIQLTNLKHINLQECDSITELPKLCAPNLKTLDLSSCTELLTVHELCVTNLETLNLSFCYKLVTIHESVGFLDRLRIWDLQYCMSLQNLPNNLRLKSLEGFNLEHCSMLEKFPNIHQEMKSLENLHLSESGIKGLPSSIGYLTQLTGLWLKGCHNLRDLPDSTYKLQMLEFLSFDTARLRPPCNFFDGLSVYGFPSLRELYIYECGIELEFLMKPNYFPILKVLSLSGTDIVSIPESLHRFTTLECLDIRSCKQLRQILRLPQFIKRVDARGCTSLDAQSSSRLLNQIGEILREGERSDILSRDLFLFHWGDERSFMVPGTEIPRRLNSKHHSVGNSISFRVGRKFPNVFAVYFAFGPVPRPSPAVLNVYLSINGFEKVLINFITPYRDASDTLWISSRSHLKLQKLLNESNPSDYNHVEVTYGLIPPIRNLELRRWGVKVECICCAQKSSISSSMAPTLVDNYSDPDLNLPLKKRRKYGLNSGDIYMPRFVSFFSCNVAFTLNYIFSPLFFIDDILSSTVEIEGKYILIKRDCGN is encoded by the exons ATGGCTCTGCAAATTAACCAAGGAGGCTCTTCTTCTTCCACTACCCAATGCATGTATGACATTTTCTTGAGCTTTAGAGGTGAAGATACTCGCTATAATTTTACTAGTCATTTATATAAGGCTTTATGTGACAAAGGTTTTAACACCTTTATTGATGATGATAATCTTCAAAGAGGAGAAGAAATTTCAACGGAGCTTCTCAAAGCAATAGAATTGTCAATGATTTCGATTGTTgtattttctgaaaattatgCATCTTCAACTTGGTGTTTGAAGGAACTTGTCAAAATTCTTGAGTGTAAGAATTTTGGCCAACTAGTTCTACCTGTTTTTTACAAAGTAAATCCATCAGAAGTATGTAAACAAGAGGGAAAGTTTCAGATTGCACTAACTaaacatgaagaaaaagaaaacaaatataagGTTCAGAGTTGGAGGGAAGCTTTAACCAAAGCAACTGATTTGGCTGGATTCTCTTACAAGGATGG TTGCTTTGAATCCGAAACTCAATTTATCGAAAGAATTATAAAAGAGATATCAAGTACCATATCAAATCGAACACAACTATTTGTCGCTAAATATCCAGTTGGAATAGATTCTCGTGCGAAGGAGATAGAATTGCTTTTGGATACAAAGTCAAATGGTGTTCGCATGCTAGGGATTCATGGTCTTGGGGGAGTAGGTAAAACTACAATTGCAAAAGCAgtttataatagaatttttgATCAGTTTGATAAGAGCTGCTTTCTAGAGAATGTTAGAGAAAAGTCATGGACAACCAATGGCGTAATCCAACTACAAGAGACACTTCTTTCTAAGATATTACAAGGCCCATATTTAAAGGTGGATAGTGTTCCCAAAGGAATTGAACTAATAATGGATAGGCTTTGTCATACAAGGCTTCTTTtaattcttgatgatgtggataAATCGAACCAAATAGATAATTTTCTTGGAAGTTATGATTGGTTTAGTTCCGGAAGTAGAATTATTATAACAACAAGAGACAAACAAGTGCTAACCACTCTTGGAAAAGATCATCTAGTTTATGAGGTTAAGGAATTGAATCAACGTGAAGCTCATGAACTCTTCAGCCTACACACCTTCAGAATGAATAAACTAGGGAAAGACTATGCAGAAGTTGCAAAGCAAATTATACATTATGCCAATGGTCTTCCATTAGCACTAATAATAATAGGTTCTGATTTGTGTGGAAAAAGTATACAGGAATGGGAAAATGCATtagaaaagcacaaaaaaattcCTCACCAAGAAATTCAAGAAAGGCTCAAAATAAGTTATAATGGATTGGAAAAAACTGAAAAGGAGATTTTTCTCAATGTTGCTTGTTTTTTTAAGGGATTTGAGGAGGATTACGTTACAAATATACTAGAAACTTGCAATTTATATCCACATTATGGTATTTGCAAACTTATCGAGAAGTGTCTCATAACTGTTGATGAATATGGCATATTGTCGATGCATGACTTGTTACAACAAATGGGCAGGGAAATCGTTCAACAAGAATCTGAAAACCCTGAAAATTGTAGCAGGATATGGTGTTATGAGGATGCTTATGAAGTGCTAACTAGAAATATG GGGAcagataaaattcaagcaatgATATTGCGCTCACCTAACCCAGTAACCATGAAATTGCAAGGTGAACCTTTTGAAAGGatgaaaaatcttaaatttctttTCGTTGAAAATGTACACATTTGTGAAGAATTTCAATATCTCCCTAATGGGTTACGGTTACTTGAATGGCATAAATTTCCTTTTTCCTCTTGGCCATCTAAATATTGTCCTCAAAAGCTTGTTGCACTCAATATGAGTTGGAGTAGTCGCATTAAAATGGAGACAATATTCAAGCAG GGTATccaattaacaaatttaaagcATATCAATCTTCAGGAGTGTGACTCCATTACAGAATTACCTAAATTGTGTGCTCCAAACCTAAAGACATTGGACCTCTCTTCTTGTACTGAATTACTTACGGTTCATGAATTGTGTGTCACAAACCTAGAGACATTGAACctttctttttgttataaattagTTACGATTCATGAGTCCGTTGGATTTCTTGATAGGCTACGGATATGGGACCTACAATACTGTATGAGTCTTCAAAATCTTCCAAACAACCTCAGGTTGAAATCACTCGAAGGGTTTAATCTTGAGCACTGCTCTATGCTTGAGAAATTCCCCAATATTCATCAAGAAATGAAAAGTTTAGAGAATTTACATTTATCTGAGAGTGGCATCAAAGGGTTGCCTTCATCAATCGGGTATCTTACTCAGCTTACTGGATTATGGTTAAAAGGTTGCCACAACCTGAGGGATCTTCCAGACAGCACCTACAAATTGCAAATGCTTGAGTTCTTATCTTTTGACACTGCCAGATTGAGACCACCGtgtaatttttttgatggaCTTTCCGTATATGGGTTTCCAAGCTTAAGGGAACTGTATATCTATGAATGTGGAATCGAGTTAGAATTTTTGATGAAGCCCAATTACTTTCCCATATTGAAAGTTCTAAGTCTATCTGGGACTGATATTGTTAGCATCCCCGAAAGCCTACACAGATTTACTACGTTAGAATGCCTTGATATACGAAGTTGCAAGCAACTACGACAAATTTTGAGGCTTCCACAATTTATAAAACGTGTAGATGCAAGGGGCTGTACATCATTAGATGCACAATCCTCAAGCAGATTATTGAATCAG ATTGGAGAAATTTTACGTGAAGGAGAAAGAAGCGACATATTAAGTAGAGATTTGTTCCTTTTTCATTGGGGGGATGAGCGTAGTTTTATGGTACCAGGCACAGAGATTCCAAGGAGGTTGAATTCCAAGCATCATAGTGTTGGAAATTCCATATCATTCCGTGTTGGTCGCAAATTTCCAAATGTTTTTGCCGTCTATTTCGCTTTTGGACCGGTGCCGCGTCCATCCCCGGCTGTTCTTAATGTTTACCTCTCCATTAAtggttttgaaaaagttttgattaattttattacCCCATATCGTGATGCTTCTGATACATTGTGGATATCTTCTAGATCACATCTCAAATTGCAAAAGTTGTTGAATGAATCAAATCCATCTGATTACAATCATGTTGAGGTTACATATGGATTAATTCCACCTATTCGTAATTTAGAGCTTCGAAGGTGGGGGGTCAAAGTAGAATGTATCTGTTGTGCTCAAAAATCTAGTATTTCGTCTTCAATGGCCCCTACCCTTGTTGACAATTATTCTGACCCCGATCTGAATCTACCATTAAAGAAGAGGAGAAAGTATGGATTGAATTCGGGAGATATATATATGCCAAGGTTTGTCTCCTTCTTTAGTTGCAATGTAGCATTTACCCTTAATTATATCttctctcctttattttttattgatgatatCCTCTCTAGTACGGttgaaattgaaggaaaatacATCTTAATTAAAAGAGATTGTGGAAACTAG
- the LOC126732947 gene encoding disease resistance protein Roq1-like isoform X3, with product MALQINQGGSSSSTTQCMYDIFLSFRGEDTRYNFTSHLYKALCDKGFNTFIDDDNLQRGEEISTELLKAIELSMISIVVFSENYASSTWCLKELVKILECKNFGQLVLPVFYKVNPSEVCKQEGKFQIALTKHEEKENKYKVQSWREALTKATDLAGFSYKDGCFESETQFIERIIKEISSTISNRTQLFVAKYPVGIDSRAKEIELLLDTKSNGVRMLGIHGLGGVGKTTIAKAVYNRIFDQFDKSCFLENVREKSWTTNGVIQLQETLLSKILQGPYLKVDSVPKGIELIMDRLCHTRLLLILDDVDKSNQIDNFLGSYDWFSSGSRIIITTRDKQVLTTLGKDHLVYEVKELNQREAHELFSLHTFRMNKLGKDYAEVAKQIIHYANGLPLALIIIGSDLCGKSIQEWENALEKHKKIPHQEIQERLKISYNGLEKTEKEIFLNVACFFKGFEEDYVTNILETCNLYPHYGICKLIEKCLITVDEYGILSMHDLLQQMGREIVQQESENPENCSRIWCYEDAYEVLTRNMGTDKIQAMILRSPNPVTMKLQGEPFERMKNLKFLFVENVHICEEFQYLPNGLRLLEWHKFPFSSWPSKYCPQKLVALNMSWSSRIKMETIFKQGIQLTNLKHINLQECDSITELPKLCAPNLKTLDLSSCTELLTVHELCVTNLETLNLSFCYKLVTIHESVGFLDRLRIWDLQYCMSLQNLPNNLRLKSLEGFNLEHCSMLEKFPNIHQEMKSLENLHLSESGIKGLPSSIGYLTQLTGLWLKGCHNLRDLPDSTYKLQMLEFLSFDTARLRPPCNFFDGLSVYGFPSLRELYIYECGIELEFLMKPNYFPILKVLSLSGTDIVSIPESLHRFTTLECLDIRSCKQLRQILRLPQFIKRVDARGCTSLDAQSSSRLLNQIGEILREGERSDILSRDLFLFHWGDERSFMVPGTEIPRRLNSKHHSVGNSISFRVGRKFPNVFAVYFAFGPVPRPSPAVLNVYLSINGFEKVLINFITPYRDASDTLWISSRSHLKLQKLLNESNPSDYNHVEVTYGLIPPIRNLELRRWGVKVECICCAQKSSISSSMAPTLVDNYSDPDLNLPLKKRRKYGLNSGDIYMPRLW from the exons ATGGCTCTGCAAATTAACCAAGGAGGCTCTTCTTCTTCCACTACCCAATGCATGTATGACATTTTCTTGAGCTTTAGAGGTGAAGATACTCGCTATAATTTTACTAGTCATTTATATAAGGCTTTATGTGACAAAGGTTTTAACACCTTTATTGATGATGATAATCTTCAAAGAGGAGAAGAAATTTCAACGGAGCTTCTCAAAGCAATAGAATTGTCAATGATTTCGATTGTTgtattttctgaaaattatgCATCTTCAACTTGGTGTTTGAAGGAACTTGTCAAAATTCTTGAGTGTAAGAATTTTGGCCAACTAGTTCTACCTGTTTTTTACAAAGTAAATCCATCAGAAGTATGTAAACAAGAGGGAAAGTTTCAGATTGCACTAACTaaacatgaagaaaaagaaaacaaatataagGTTCAGAGTTGGAGGGAAGCTTTAACCAAAGCAACTGATTTGGCTGGATTCTCTTACAAGGATGG TTGCTTTGAATCCGAAACTCAATTTATCGAAAGAATTATAAAAGAGATATCAAGTACCATATCAAATCGAACACAACTATTTGTCGCTAAATATCCAGTTGGAATAGATTCTCGTGCGAAGGAGATAGAATTGCTTTTGGATACAAAGTCAAATGGTGTTCGCATGCTAGGGATTCATGGTCTTGGGGGAGTAGGTAAAACTACAATTGCAAAAGCAgtttataatagaatttttgATCAGTTTGATAAGAGCTGCTTTCTAGAGAATGTTAGAGAAAAGTCATGGACAACCAATGGCGTAATCCAACTACAAGAGACACTTCTTTCTAAGATATTACAAGGCCCATATTTAAAGGTGGATAGTGTTCCCAAAGGAATTGAACTAATAATGGATAGGCTTTGTCATACAAGGCTTCTTTtaattcttgatgatgtggataAATCGAACCAAATAGATAATTTTCTTGGAAGTTATGATTGGTTTAGTTCCGGAAGTAGAATTATTATAACAACAAGAGACAAACAAGTGCTAACCACTCTTGGAAAAGATCATCTAGTTTATGAGGTTAAGGAATTGAATCAACGTGAAGCTCATGAACTCTTCAGCCTACACACCTTCAGAATGAATAAACTAGGGAAAGACTATGCAGAAGTTGCAAAGCAAATTATACATTATGCCAATGGTCTTCCATTAGCACTAATAATAATAGGTTCTGATTTGTGTGGAAAAAGTATACAGGAATGGGAAAATGCATtagaaaagcacaaaaaaattcCTCACCAAGAAATTCAAGAAAGGCTCAAAATAAGTTATAATGGATTGGAAAAAACTGAAAAGGAGATTTTTCTCAATGTTGCTTGTTTTTTTAAGGGATTTGAGGAGGATTACGTTACAAATATACTAGAAACTTGCAATTTATATCCACATTATGGTATTTGCAAACTTATCGAGAAGTGTCTCATAACTGTTGATGAATATGGCATATTGTCGATGCATGACTTGTTACAACAAATGGGCAGGGAAATCGTTCAACAAGAATCTGAAAACCCTGAAAATTGTAGCAGGATATGGTGTTATGAGGATGCTTATGAAGTGCTAACTAGAAATATG GGGAcagataaaattcaagcaatgATATTGCGCTCACCTAACCCAGTAACCATGAAATTGCAAGGTGAACCTTTTGAAAGGatgaaaaatcttaaatttctttTCGTTGAAAATGTACACATTTGTGAAGAATTTCAATATCTCCCTAATGGGTTACGGTTACTTGAATGGCATAAATTTCCTTTTTCCTCTTGGCCATCTAAATATTGTCCTCAAAAGCTTGTTGCACTCAATATGAGTTGGAGTAGTCGCATTAAAATGGAGACAATATTCAAGCAG GGTATccaattaacaaatttaaagcATATCAATCTTCAGGAGTGTGACTCCATTACAGAATTACCTAAATTGTGTGCTCCAAACCTAAAGACATTGGACCTCTCTTCTTGTACTGAATTACTTACGGTTCATGAATTGTGTGTCACAAACCTAGAGACATTGAACctttctttttgttataaattagTTACGATTCATGAGTCCGTTGGATTTCTTGATAGGCTACGGATATGGGACCTACAATACTGTATGAGTCTTCAAAATCTTCCAAACAACCTCAGGTTGAAATCACTCGAAGGGTTTAATCTTGAGCACTGCTCTATGCTTGAGAAATTCCCCAATATTCATCAAGAAATGAAAAGTTTAGAGAATTTACATTTATCTGAGAGTGGCATCAAAGGGTTGCCTTCATCAATCGGGTATCTTACTCAGCTTACTGGATTATGGTTAAAAGGTTGCCACAACCTGAGGGATCTTCCAGACAGCACCTACAAATTGCAAATGCTTGAGTTCTTATCTTTTGACACTGCCAGATTGAGACCACCGtgtaatttttttgatggaCTTTCCGTATATGGGTTTCCAAGCTTAAGGGAACTGTATATCTATGAATGTGGAATCGAGTTAGAATTTTTGATGAAGCCCAATTACTTTCCCATATTGAAAGTTCTAAGTCTATCTGGGACTGATATTGTTAGCATCCCCGAAAGCCTACACAGATTTACTACGTTAGAATGCCTTGATATACGAAGTTGCAAGCAACTACGACAAATTTTGAGGCTTCCACAATTTATAAAACGTGTAGATGCAAGGGGCTGTACATCATTAGATGCACAATCCTCAAGCAGATTATTGAATCAG ATTGGAGAAATTTTACGTGAAGGAGAAAGAAGCGACATATTAAGTAGAGATTTGTTCCTTTTTCATTGGGGGGATGAGCGTAGTTTTATGGTACCAGGCACAGAGATTCCAAGGAGGTTGAATTCCAAGCATCATAGTGTTGGAAATTCCATATCATTCCGTGTTGGTCGCAAATTTCCAAATGTTTTTGCCGTCTATTTCGCTTTTGGACCGGTGCCGCGTCCATCCCCGGCTGTTCTTAATGTTTACCTCTCCATTAAtggttttgaaaaagttttgattaattttattacCCCATATCGTGATGCTTCTGATACATTGTGGATATCTTCTAGATCACATCTCAAATTGCAAAAGTTGTTGAATGAATCAAATCCATCTGATTACAATCATGTTGAGGTTACATATGGATTAATTCCACCTATTCGTAATTTAGAGCTTCGAAGGTGGGGGGTCAAAGTAGAATGTATCTGTTGTGCTCAAAAATCTAGTATTTCGTCTTCAATGGCCCCTACCCTTGTTGACAATTATTCTGACCCCGATCTGAATCTACCATTAAAGAAGAGGAGAAAGTATGGATTGAATTCGGGAGATATATATATGCCAAG GCTATGGTAG